In Streptococcus parauberis NCFD 2020, the sequence TGTCCTAATAAGGCGACATTAGCACGACCTAGCACCTTCAGATTAATTGAGTAAAGGCCTGTCAAAGTGATGATCCCCGTCAAAAGAGCTGGAATTTTTAGCTTGGTATGAATTAATCCAGATACAAGTCCGGCTATGAACCCGGCAGCTAAAGCTAAGAGAGTGGAAAGTAAAGGATTGAGACCAGATACAATTCCTGTCGCACAAACCGCTGCACCTAAGGGATATGACCCTTCTGCTGTTAAGTCCGCGATGTCCAATATTCTAAATGTGATGTATACGCCAATTGCCATCACGGACCATAAGAGCCCTTGTGACAAGCTTGATAATATTAATGCCATGTTTCCCCCTTAAGTAGTTACCACTACTTGTTTATTATTTAACTGATAAGTGATTAAGATCTAAGCCTAATTTCTTGGCTTGCTCCTTATTGATATGCAACTCAAGTGTCTTTGGATACTCAACCGGAATCTCAGCTGCCTTTTTACCTTCGATGATTTTAATAGCTTGTTTTGCTACTTGTTTACCTAACTGACGATAGTTTGTACCATAAGTCAGCAAGCCACCCGCATCGACCATATCTGTTGACCCACCAATGATTGGAACCTTGTGCTCTACTGACAATTGACCAATCATTGACATGGTTGAAGCAACCGTGTTATCTGTCGGAACGAAAACAGCATCCACTTGTGACATCAGACTATTAGTCGCATCTTGCACATCATTGGTCGAAGAAATAGCTTTTTTAACCACTTGATAGCCAGCTTTCTTCAAATCTTTCTCAGCTTCTTTAACTTGTACTTCTGAGTTGCGCTCACTATTTGTATAGAGAATTCCGACTTTTTTTGCCTTGGGAAGTGCTTGCCCCAGTAAATCAACTTGCTTATCGATTGGTGCTTGGTCACTTGCTCCGGTCAACAGCCCCCCAGGTTTTTTGATAGAAGAAACTAATTTAGCAGAAACAGGATCTGTTACAGCTGTAAAAACAATCGGTTTATCAGTAGAGGCTGTTGCCATTGCTTGCGCTGCCGGTGTTGCAATAGCTAAGACCAAATCATTTTTTTTGACCAACTGTTCTGAGATAGTCTGTAAATTAGATTGATCCCCTTGCGCATTCTGGTAATCAAAGGTTACATCCTCACCTTCAGTGTAGCCCTGCGCTTTTAACTCGTCTTTAAACCCTTTACGAGCTTGATCTAAAGAGACATGTTCCATATACTGCAGAATTCCAATTTTAATTTCTTTTTTTGAGGTTCTCACATTTTCCGTTGCACTTGTCCGACATGCAACTAAGACAATGCTAGTAAGAGCTAAGAAGAGTAATTTGCTTAATTTTGTGATTCTTTGATAGTTAACTTCCATGTCAGTGTCCTCTATTTGCTTTCTACTAATTGTTTTTCAAGTTCTTTAGGATTTAATCCAAGTGATTTAGCCATGTCTTTATTAATAGCTAGTTCAGGTTTTTCTGGTTTGGCAACGGCGATGGTTGAAGCTTTTTTGCCATTGAGTATTGCTACAGCTTCTTCCCCGGCTTGCCTACCAATCGCTTCATAATCAACGCCTGATGTGAAGAGTACTGCGTCAAGGTAAGCTTTGTCACTGCCAATTGCCGGGGTTTTATTTTCTTTTAAAATTTGACCAATTGTCATCGCTGTTGATGCAACTGTATTATCAGTCGGTAAGTACACAGCATCAACTTGACCAACTAAACTTGTCATCACTTGTTGCACATCATTACTTGTTGTAACTGTCTTTTCAACAGCTATAATTCCTTTTTTCTTCAGAGCTTTTTTTGCTTCTTTAGCTTGCATCTGTGAATTTACTTCACTGGAATTATAAAAGATGCCCACTTTTTTAGAAGTCGGAACAGCTTTTAGCAACAAGGCGACTTGTTGTGGAACATTTCCAGCATCAATTGAACCGGTCATGTTTTTACCAGGTTTTTCCATTGAATCAACTAAACCTGCTCCAACGGGATCAGTAACGGCAGTAAAAACGGCGGGTGTATCTGGATCACTAGTCAAGAGTGCCTGTGCTGCCGGTGTTGCAATGGCAAAATTCAAATCATTCTTACCAGTTAATTGGTCAACCATGGTTTGGAGATTAGCTTGTTCACCTTGAGCATTTTTACTGGTAATTTGTAAGTTCTTGCCTTCTTTATAACCACCATCTCTAAGTGCCTCGATAAAGCCTTTTCGTGAAGCATCTAAAGCAGGATGCTTGGCATATTGAATAATCCCTACTTTAACTTGTCCTTTGTTTTCTGTCGCTTCTCTACGACAAGCTGATAAGATAACCAATAAGCTTAATACACCGACTGTAAAAAATAATTGTTTAAATTTCATTCGACTCCTCTTTCATTTGTGTACAAAAATAAGACCATTTAGATATATCTAAATGGTCTTACACAAATACAAGAGTGCTAAAAATACACTGCTCTATGGTGGTGTCCACTTAGATATGATTTATCTATGTGGACATACAACTCAAATAGCCCTAGCCTCATAGATACAAACTTACGTTTCACGTGTTTGTATCCATGTTTACCATGACTACAAACACTATCTAAAGAAGCTAAAGTAATAACGCTTATTGATGTTATGAGTTGTGCAAATGTTTACCATAGGGCACCTCCTGTTTTCCTTCGTTTAATTTTTTTAAATTATAATCCATTTTTTTAGGCCTGTCAACACCTAAAAATACAAATCATCTCTTTTAGTTGAAATATTCTGACAAATGATTCACTGCTAAAGCCTATTATGACAGGGCTAAGCAGACATATAAGACAAAATCAAAAGTTTAATAAAAAAATTTTAGAAGGGTAGGTCATCTTCCTCATCAAGAACTAAGTCAGAGAGATCATTCGTCATGTTATTTTCACGCATTGCTCGCTGCGCACGACTTTCTAATAATTGAAAAGTATGACACAAAACCTCGGTCACATAACAGTTCTTCCCATCTTTTTCATAGCGACGTGTTCGCAACTCGCCTTCCAAAGAAATTAGGCTGCCTTTACTACCATAGGAAACTAGTGATTCAGCAAGTTTCCCCCATAAGACTAAATTGACAAAGTCCACTTGCCTTTCACCTTGAGCATTTTTATAACGACGATTAACAGCAACTGAAACACGACAAACCGACTTATCTTTCGGTGTCTTGATTAATTGTGGGTCGGCAACTAAGCGTCCTATCATGATTACTCTATTGTACATTTTTGTACCTCCTTAACTAATTATTCGTAAACGAAATGTTTAGTTAAGGTATTTGTCTATATTTAAACAAAAAAAGGGGAACAACTAAATCAGTCATTTCTACGAAATGACTGATTTTTGTCCCGCTTTCAAATTTATTAAACTTGCCAATGTTTTTCTGGATTGAATGATTCGCCAACAACTGCACTATCATCAAGTTCGATGATGCCACGTTTTTGCGGGGCATTTGGAAGTGCCAATTCACGTGGAGAGCACATCATCCCATAGCTGTCTTGTCCTCGTAGTTTGCCAGGGAAAATAAGGCTGCCGCTTGGCATCATTGCGCCTGGTAAGGCGACAATCGTCTTCAAACCAAGAGCTGCATTTGGTGCTCCTGCTACGATTTGGACTGTTTTATCTTCTCCGATGGCCACTTGGCAAATATTGAGGTGATCACTGTCAGGATGAGCTACCATTTCTGTAATTTGTCCAATAACAAACACAGGAGACACTGTCTCAGTTAATCTTTCTTCAAATCCTTCTTTTGCTAATTCTTGATTTAAACGATCAAGTTCTTCTCGACTTGGGAAAACTTGGCCGTTTCCTTCAACCTTAATCAAGCTAGAGACATCAAAGATATTCCAAGCAAGCGTCTTGCCAGTTTCATCAGCAGTAATTCGGGCAACTTGTCCCTTACGTTCAACAGAACGTTTGATATCTTTAGTGTCTTCTAAGATGACCATCAAGACATCACCGACTTGTTCTTTATTATAAGCAAATATCATTTTTCTTCCTATTCCTTACTTGTTACTTGAAATGAACTGATTAATTTCAGCTTTAGTTTTTCTTAATTTATTAACCAGTCTCGCCTTCTCTTGTCCATTTTCAATGATTAAAAAGCTTGGAATGCCAAAAATATTCCACTTTTGTGCAAGATCCATAAAATCATCGCGATCTAAACGGACAAAGGTTAACTCTTGATTTTCTGATTCAATTTCTGGCATGACTGGATATATAAATTGGCAATCTGGGCACCAATCGGCAGTAAAGAAAAGCAATAGTTTTTCTTTCTTTTCAAGCAATTCAGCGATTTCTTCATAGTTTTTTGGAATAATCATTATTTTTCCTCCTGAAAGACAATATCGCCCCGACTATAGGTAAATTGGTAAGCTCTGCTATCAGCCATGACGACTCCTCCATTAATAACCCTAAAACTTGAGGAATAGTCATTGATATAAAGAACATCAATTTCTCCTAAATCAGAAAAATACTGACGAATCTCATTTGTGATTTTTAGTCTTCTGTTTTCTTGGTATTTTTCCTTGAGTACTAGGGCTGTCACTGCAACTGCTGATAGCCCTACTAACCCAGAAATACCTTTTTGTTTTCTATTAGTCATATCCTATATTTTATCATAAAATGGAGTATTTGGGATAGGTCTGAGTCTAGAATGATAAATGAAAAATTTCTTTATATTAGTTTTTGGTTAAAATATTGACATTTAATTGTAATTTAGGTAAGTTAGTCATAAAAAGGAGGCCCAATGTCCCAATTATGTAGTCAACTTATTGCTTGTACAAACGAAACACAAATTTCCATATTTTGTGCCACCATCTTTCTTCTTTTTTCATTAGTAATTCTCCTCTATTTTCTTTTCACCTTACACTACTAATCTATATTTATAGGGCTTTTCTGCTATAAAAATGGTAAAATATATAATGATAATAGGGAAATCCCTTAATAGATAAAGGAAGTGTAATAATGACAGAATTATTTTCTAAAATTAAAGAATTAACCGAACTTGATGGCATTGCTGGCTATGAGCATAATGTCCGTGATTTTTTGCGTCAAAAAATGACCCCCTTGGTTGATCGTGTCGAAACAGACGGTCTTGGAGGAATTTTCGGTATTAAAGAAAGCAAAGCAAGTGATGCCCCACGTATTTTAGTCGCTGCTCACATGGATGAAGTCGGCTTTATGGTTAGTCAAATCAATGCTAACGGGACTTTCAATGTTGTTGGGATCGGTGGATGGAATCCATTAGTTGTGAGTTCCCAACGCTTCACCCTCTATACTCGCCGAGGACAAGCCATTCCAGTTATTTCTGGTTCTGTTCCCCCTCACTTTTTACGCGGAGGAAATGGCTCTGCAGGTCTCCCAGCTATCAGTGATATCACATTCGACGGTGGCTTTGCTAACAAGGAAGAGGCTGAAAGCTTCGGAATTACACCAGGTGATATCATCGTGCCACAGTCTGAAACCATTTTAACAGCAAATAAAAAGAATATCATTTCAAAAGCGTGGGATAACCGATATGGTGTCTTAATGGTCTCTGAGTTACTGGAAAGTCTTAAGGGAGAAGAATTAGGAAATACCCTAATTGCGGGTGCTAATGTTCAAGAAGAAGTTGGTCTACGTGGAGCTCATGTTTCCACTACTAAATTTGATCCTGAACTTTTCTTTGCCGTTGACTGCTCACCTGCAGGTGATATCTCAGGTAATCAAGGAGCTATTGGAGAAGGCACATTAGTACGTTTCTATGACCCTGGCCATATCATGCTCAAAAATATGCGTGATTTCCTTTTAACAACAGCTGAAGAAGCTGGTGTCAAATACCAATACTACTGTGCAAAAGGTGGTACTGATGCTGGTGCTGCACACCTTAAAAATGGCGGCGTTCCATCAACTACAATTGGTGTTTGTGCCCGTTACATCCACTCACATCAAACGCTTTATGCTATGGATGATTTCCTTGAAGCACAAGCTTATTTACAAGCCATTATTAAAAAACTTGACCGCTCAACTGTTGATTTAATTAAGAAATACTAGAAGGTAGACCTATGAAAATTGGATTTATCGGAGTCGGAAAAATGGCTAGCGCTATTATCCAAGGTTTGAAAAAGACCGAGCATGAGATCCTCATCTCTGGTTCTTCCTTGGATCGCTCAAAAGAATTAGCGAGACAGCTCAATCTAAACTATGCCGACTCACATCAAGATTTAATTGATCAAGTGGATTTAATTGTCTTAGGCATAAAACCCCAGATGTTTGAATCAGTGCTCAGCCCCTTACATTTCAAGCAAACTGTTTTATCAATGGCTGCTGGTTTAAGTTTAGAGCGGATCAGTCAACTTGTTGGTTCTGATCTACCTGTGATTCGAATTATGCCCAACATGAATGCTCAGATTTTGCAATCTACAACTGCTTTAACAGCCAACGATTGGGTGTCAGATAATCTGTTAGAAACTGCTAAAGAGATTACTGATAGTTTTGGTTCGACTTTTATTATCGATGAGAAGGACTTTGATACTTTTACTGCATTAGCCGGCTCTAGCCCTGCTTACATCTACCTCTTCATCGAAGCCATGGCAAAGGCCGGGGTTAAACATGGATTGCCAAAGGACAAAGCTTTAGCAATCGTAGCTGAAACTGTTCAGGCCAGTGCCCAACAGTTATTAGTTGGCAATGATAGCCCTAACGACTTAATTGATAAGATTTGTAGCCCCGGCGGAACTACAATTGCTGGTCTAATGGAACTTGAAGAAAAAGGTCTGACTTCAACTGTCAGCTCTGCAATTGACAAAACAATCGAAAAAGCAAAAACCTTGTAAAATTTACAAGGTTTTTTTATGTTATATGAGGGAGCAAGAGCATGAGAACAACAGCTAAGCCATTGTTGATAAAATGGATAATCATGCAATAGCTTAAATTTCTAGTTTTATGATAAACGAAGCCTAAAACCAGTCCCATACCAGCATAAATAATCCAACTGCCGATGTCTGATGGCATGTGTAGACCACCAAACAGCAAACTGCTGACAACTAAGCCAAGATAGGATTCACTACCAAAGAGTTTCCCAAAGATAATGCCACGAAAGACTGTCTCTTCAACGACCGGTGCAACTATTGCTGCTAGAATGAAGAGCAAGATCGGATGCAGACCAGCCTGTACTAAAGCCGCCTGGTTAGCTGTGTTAGCATTAGCTCCGTGTTCTAAAAATAGAACCATACCACCTATGAATTTGGTGATCGTTAATGCTGCAAAACCCAGCCCTATCCAAAGGATGGCAGAATCACCATCTGAAATGAGTTTATTTTCTAGCAGTTCCGATTTTTTCGCAAAATAATAAGTTAGCCCAGTGATAATTAATAATATACTTGAAATGGCTAAAACTTGCCATAGTGGTTGGCCTTTTTTTACCAATAGAATTGGTAATTGCTCGACAACAACAATCCCCAGAGCAATAAAAAACCACTTAATTTTTGATAGAGCTGTATCCATGAAACCTCCTATATGACTTTATCTAAAATTATTTTAGTTCCTATGAAACTGATCAATAAGACATACAAATCAATGATCAGAAAACCAATGATTGACCATTCAATTGACCAGAAAGCAAATAGGATTAATCCTATACTAACGATTATTGCTTGCAAACTCAAGGCAAAAGCACTGGCTACTAAAAAAATTTGCTGATTTCTTTCATCATAGGCACTTAAGTAAGCTTCTTTTAATTTCTTTTCATTACCTAATAAATAGTAATTTCTACCAATTAAAACGAACAAGGCTAATGCTACACCAATTAAAACCCCTTTACCAAACGAAGTAAGATGCAGTTTTCCATTTATAATTAATGTAAGTGATGCAATAAAAAATAAAAGAATAGACCAAAATTGAATTGATTTTTTATAATCTTCAAGTGTTTTCTTACCTGTTAACACATTAACTAATCCTTTAATCATTTTCTAATCCCTCTTCTTCATAGATAAAAATATCTTCAATACCCACATGAAAATACTTTGATAATTTAAAGGCTAATTCTAAAGATGCATTGTAGCGACCTTTTTCTAGTGAGATAATCGTCTGCCTTGTAACTCCAACTTGTTCAGCTAAATCTGATTGACTTATTTTACCTTCTTTGCGGAGTTCTTGAAGATTATTTTTCATATTTCCCCTTTTATGTCAACTTAACTTTACATTTATAGTATAGTTGACTTTACATTTTTTGTCAAGAGAAAAATAAAAAACACATTAAGAATAATGTGTTTTCTTGTTTCTTATTTTTGGCGTAGACGTTCAACGTCACGGGCAATACATAACTCTTCATCAGTTGAAATAACAAGTACTTTAACTTTTGAATCCGGAGTAGAGATTTCACCACGGTAACCAAATACATTTTTCTCAGTATCTAGTTCCATACCAAACCACGACATACCAGCAATAACGTCTTGACGCATTAATGGTGCATTTTCACCCATACCTGCTGTAAAGACAAGCACATCAGCTCCATTTAAAACTGCAAAATATTGACCAATATATTTTTTAATACGATCGATAAACATATTGTAAGCCAACACAGCCTCTGGATTATGTTCTTGTAGTCCAGCTTCAATATCACGCATGTCACTTGAAATACCAGATACGCCACCTAAACCAGACTTTTTATTAAGCATATTTACGGCATCAGCTGCATCTTTTAATTCTGGATCACGTTCAATGATATAAGGAATAATTGCAGGGTCAATATCACCTGAACGAGTTCCCATCATTGGACCTGCTAGTGGAGTGAATCCCATTGATGTATCAACAGACTCTCCATGGTAATTAGCAGTTATTGAAACACCGTTACCAATATGAGCAGTAATGATCTTTAATTCTTCAACAGGACGGTTTAACATTTTTGCTGCTTCATTGGCAACATACTTATGACTAGTTCCGTGTGCACCGTATTTACGAACTTTATGTTCAGTATAATATTTTTGTGGGATTGGATATAAGTAAGTATGTTTTTGCATTGTCATATGATAAGCATTATCAAAGACACATACACTTGTGATATCCGGTAAGATTTCGCGGAAAGCACGAATACCTGCTGCTGCACCTGGGTTATGTAATGGTGCCAAAGCTGCTAATTCTTCAACTCGTTCGACAACTTTTTCATCAACTAATACTGAATCCGTGAAATATTCACCACCAGCCACAATACGGTGACCAACGCCTGTAATTTCATCATAAGATGCAATAATCCCTAAATGAATTAAATCATTCAATAAAATTTTAACTGCTGTTGAATGATCTGGAATATCAGTAATATCTTCTTCTTTTTGACCATTAAACTTAACAGTTGAAATTGAATTTTCTAATCCAATACGTTCAATAATTCCTTGTGCAAGAACTGTTTCTTCAGGCATTTGATATAGTTGCCATTTAAGACTTGAACTACCAGCATTAATTGCAATTGTTTTTGACATGTTTTACCTCGCTTGTAATCGTTTTCTGTAATGCTCTACTATTATATCAAAAATTCTATGAAATGACATTAGCAAGTTTCCAATTTTTAAACTTGTTCATGAAATCTTGAATAAGCTCTGTGGATTGAATGTTAGTAATTGGAAAGACAAATGTTTCAACCGCTTGATTTTTCGTTTTTCCTAAGACAAAAATCGACTTGGCATTATTTGGAT encodes:
- a CDS encoding helix-turn-helix transcriptional regulator — translated: MKNNLQELRKEGKISQSDLAEQVGVTRQTIISLEKGRYNASLELAFKLSKYFHVGIEDIFIYEEEGLEND
- a CDS encoding acetate kinase, with the translated sequence MSKTIAINAGSSSLKWQLYQMPEETVLAQGIIERIGLENSISTVKFNGQKEEDITDIPDHSTAVKILLNDLIHLGIIASYDEITGVGHRIVAGGEYFTDSVLVDEKVVERVEELAALAPLHNPGAAAGIRAFREILPDITSVCVFDNAYHMTMQKHTYLYPIPQKYYTEHKVRKYGAHGTSHKYVANEAAKMLNRPVEELKIITAHIGNGVSITANYHGESVDTSMGFTPLAGPMMGTRSGDIDPAIIPYIIERDPELKDAADAVNMLNKKSGLGGVSGISSDMRDIEAGLQEHNPEAVLAYNMFIDRIKKYIGQYFAVLNGADVLVFTAGMGENAPLMRQDVIAGMSWFGMELDTEKNVFGYRGEISTPDSKVKVLVISTDEELCIARDVERLRQK
- a CDS encoding CPBP family intramembrane glutamic endopeptidase, with protein sequence MDTALSKIKWFFIALGIVVVEQLPILLVKKGQPLWQVLAISSILLIITGLTYYFAKKSELLENKLISDGDSAILWIGLGFAALTITKFIGGMVLFLEHGANANTANQAALVQAGLHPILLFILAAIVAPVVEETVFRGIIFGKLFGSESYLGLVVSSLLFGGLHMPSDIGSWIIYAGMGLVLGFVYHKTRNLSYCMIIHFINNGLAVVLMLLLPHIT
- a CDS encoding ABC transporter substrate-binding protein, coding for MEVNYQRITKLSKLLFLALTSIVLVACRTSATENVRTSKKEIKIGILQYMEHVSLDQARKGFKDELKAQGYTEGEDVTFDYQNAQGDQSNLQTISEQLVKKNDLVLAIATPAAQAMATASTDKPIVFTAVTDPVSAKLVSSIKKPGGLLTGASDQAPIDKQVDLLGQALPKAKKVGILYTNSERNSEVQVKEAEKDLKKAGYQVVKKAISSTNDVQDATNSLMSQVDAVFVPTDNTVASTMSMIGQLSVEHKVPIIGGSTDMVDAGGLLTYGTNYRQLGKQVAKQAIKIIEGKKAAEIPVEYPKTLELHINKEQAKKLGLDLNHLSVK
- the proC gene encoding pyrroline-5-carboxylate reductase, which produces MKIGFIGVGKMASAIIQGLKKTEHEILISGSSLDRSKELARQLNLNYADSHQDLIDQVDLIVLGIKPQMFESVLSPLHFKQTVLSMAAGLSLERISQLVGSDLPVIRIMPNMNAQILQSTTALTANDWVSDNLLETAKEITDSFGSTFIIDEKDFDTFTALAGSSPAYIYLFIEAMAKAGVKHGLPKDKALAIVAETVQASAQQLLVGNDSPNDLIDKICSPGGTTIAGLMELEEKGLTSTVSSAIDKTIEKAKTL
- a CDS encoding single-stranded DNA-binding protein produces the protein MYNRVIMIGRLVADPQLIKTPKDKSVCRVSVAVNRRYKNAQGERQVDFVNLVLWGKLAESLVSYGSKGSLISLEGELRTRRYEKDGKNCYVTEVLCHTFQLLESRAQRAMRENNMTNDLSDLVLDEEDDLPF
- a CDS encoding thioredoxin family protein produces the protein MIIPKNYEEIAELLEKKEKLLLFFTADWCPDCQFIYPVMPEIESENQELTFVRLDRDDFMDLAQKWNIFGIPSFLIIENGQEKARLVNKLRKTKAEINQFISSNK
- a CDS encoding ABC transporter substrate-binding protein, encoding MKFKQLFFTVGVLSLLVILSACRREATENKGQVKVGIIQYAKHPALDASRKGFIEALRDGGYKEGKNLQITSKNAQGEQANLQTMVDQLTGKNDLNFAIATPAAQALLTSDPDTPAVFTAVTDPVGAGLVDSMEKPGKNMTGSIDAGNVPQQVALLLKAVPTSKKVGIFYNSSEVNSQMQAKEAKKALKKKGIIAVEKTVTTSNDVQQVMTSLVGQVDAVYLPTDNTVASTAMTIGQILKENKTPAIGSDKAYLDAVLFTSGVDYEAIGRQAGEEAVAILNGKKASTIAVAKPEKPELAINKDMAKSLGLNPKELEKQLVESK
- a CDS encoding DUF4651 domain-containing protein, whose translation is MTNRKQKGISGLVGLSAVAVTALVLKEKYQENRRLKITNEIRQYFSDLGEIDVLYINDYSSSFRVINGGVVMADSRAYQFTYSRGDIVFQEEK
- the pepA gene encoding glutamyl aminopeptidase, encoding MTELFSKIKELTELDGIAGYEHNVRDFLRQKMTPLVDRVETDGLGGIFGIKESKASDAPRILVAAHMDEVGFMVSQINANGTFNVVGIGGWNPLVVSSQRFTLYTRRGQAIPVISGSVPPHFLRGGNGSAGLPAISDITFDGGFANKEEAESFGITPGDIIVPQSETILTANKKNIISKAWDNRYGVLMVSELLESLKGEELGNTLIAGANVQEEVGLRGAHVSTTKFDPELFFAVDCSPAGDISGNQGAIGEGTLVRFYDPGHIMLKNMRDFLLTTAEEAGVKYQYYCAKGGTDAGAAHLKNGGVPSTTIGVCARYIHSHQTLYAMDDFLEAQAYLQAIIKKLDRSTVDLIKKY
- the ytpR gene encoding YtpR family tRNA-binding protein → MIFAYNKEQVGDVLMVILEDTKDIKRSVERKGQVARITADETGKTLAWNIFDVSSLIKVEGNGQVFPSREELDRLNQELAKEGFEERLTETVSPVFVIGQITEMVAHPDSDHLNICQVAIGEDKTVQIVAGAPNAALGLKTIVALPGAMMPSGSLIFPGKLRGQDSYGMMCSPRELALPNAPQKRGIIELDDSAVVGESFNPEKHWQV